TGGGCGGAGATCAGCCGTCAGTATTTGCAGTTGCCGGTGCGCATCGGCGCGCCGCGCAGTAATATCAGTGGCCTGAACGAGGAACTGCGCAACCCGATGTATGCCACCAGTGTGGGGCTGCTCTTATGGGGCGCGGGTCAGCATGGCGGCAGCCGTCCGCGCACCGCGGCGATGCCCTGGCTGGAACGAGTGATGCATTGGTTGCGCAATTTGATACCAGGTTAGGCTTCTTAGTTACGTTTTTCGTAACTACGCAGACCCTAACGGTTTTCCCGGCAAATCGGGCGAAAATCTTGTCGGTTTTCGTAAAAAGTAAGGGCTCTCCTGCTGCGAATTGCACGAATGAACACGAAGGCAGGAGCTCAATTCGTGAAAATTCGTGAAATTCGTGACAAGAACAGCCTATCAGGCAGTTACAGGTCGTAGCAAGGAGGCAAATTCGATGTCCGCTTCAGTCGCACGTAAGACGCAGCAACAGGGGTATGTCGAGAACATGGCCCAGATCAAAGTTCTGGGCATTGGTGGTGGCGGTTCCAACGCCGTCAATCGGATGATAGACGCCGGGATTCAAGGGGTTGAGTTCATTGCTGTCAACACAGATGCCCAGGCGCTCATGTTGTCGCAGGCGCCGCAGCGCCTGCGGATCGGTGACAAGCTCACCAAGGGCCTCGGTTCGGGCGGAAGCCCTGAAATCGGCATGAAGGCCGCCGAGGAGTCGTCCGAAGAAATTCAGGCCCTCGTCAAGGGCGCGGACATGGTGTTTATCACGGCCGGCATCGGCGGTGGTACCGGCACCGGCGCCGCGCCGGTCATTGCCCGCGTGGCCCGTGAGATGGGCTCGCTGACGATCGGCGTGGTGACCAAACCCTTCTCGTTCGAAGGCTCGCGCCGGATGCGCGCAGCCGATGAGGGCATCGCCCGACTCAAGGAGCACGTGGACACCCTGATTGTGATCCCCAACGACCGGCTGCTGCAGGTTGTGGACAAGAAGGCCTCCATCGAAACCGCGTTCCGCACCGCGGATGATGTGCTACGCCAGGGTATCCAGGGCATTTCTGAGTTGATCACGGTGCCAGGGCTGATCAACCTGGATTTTGCCGATGTGCGCGCGATCATGTCCGAGGGCGGGTCCGCGTTGATGGCGATCGGCCGGGCTAAGGGCGAGAATCGGGCCAGGGAAGCGGCGGAGCAGGCCATTCACAGTGCGTTGCTCGATGTTTCCATTGACGGCGCCCAGGGCATCCTGTTCAACGTGACGGGCGGGGCCGACCTGACCCTGTTCGAGGTCAATGAGGCGGCCGAGATCATGCGTGCCGGGGTGCATCCGGAGGCCAACATCATCTTTGGCGCGGTGATTGACCCGACGATGACCGATGAGATTCGGATCACCGTCATCGCCACCGGCTTCGAGGCGGCTCACGCTCAGCGCCGGCCGGCCACAACGGCCCAGGCTCTGCGCGCTGATGCCCGCCAGGCGCAACCGTTGGCGCCCAGCAGCACCACCCAGGCCATTCCGTTCCCCTCGCGCTCCTTCAGCCGCGACAAGCTGGAGGAGGTGCCGGCGTTCATTCGCCGGCGCGCGGCCGACGGCAAGTAAACAGATCGGGCTATGAACCAAAAATCGCCGCCAGCAATCAATGTGCTGGCGGCGATTTTTTATTTTCTTGATCGTATGCTGACGACTTTCGCTCAGGCCTCGATGACTTGACCCTTGATCTTGCCCTGGCGCGTCAGGCGTTCGTACTCAAGTTTGAAGCGCTGTACCACGCGCAGCACGTCCTGTGCGAGGGAACTTTGCGGGTCCAGCTCCAGCGCGCGCCGCGCGCAGTGGAGCGCGTCGTGGAACTGAAAGGCACGCGTGTAAACGAGGGCGAGATCGGTCAGCGTGACCATGTTGGAGCGATTGGCCTGGTGAGCTTCTTGCAGGAGGACGCGACCCTGTGTCTCATCGCCCGAATTGAAAACGGCCCAGCCCACTGCCCGCAGATATTCGTCATCCTGCGGTGACAGTTCCAGCGCATGCCACAGCATGTCAATGGCTTCCGGCCAGCGCATACCGGCCGAGAGGATGATGCCGAGCAGGTAGTGATACTCGGCCGCAGCGCTGTTGTGCTCGATGGCATGTTTGAGGTTAGCTTCAGCGCGATCTAATTCATA
The DNA window shown above is from Candidatus Amarolinea dominans and carries:
- the ftsZ gene encoding cell division protein FtsZ, which produces MSASVARKTQQQGYVENMAQIKVLGIGGGGSNAVNRMIDAGIQGVEFIAVNTDAQALMLSQAPQRLRIGDKLTKGLGSGGSPEIGMKAAEESSEEIQALVKGADMVFITAGIGGGTGTGAAPVIARVAREMGSLTIGVVTKPFSFEGSRRMRAADEGIARLKEHVDTLIVIPNDRLLQVVDKKASIETAFRTADDVLRQGIQGISELITVPGLINLDFADVRAIMSEGGSALMAIGRAKGENRAREAAEQAIHSALLDVSIDGAQGILFNVTGGADLTLFEVNEAAEIMRAGVHPEANIIFGAVIDPTMTDEIRITVIATGFEAAHAQRRPATTAQALRADARQAQPLAPSSTTQAIPFPSRSFSRDKLEEVPAFIRRRAADGK
- a CDS encoding tetratricopeptide repeat protein, with amino-acid sequence MNRLEQLLRRTDHLVQRGQLRRASDMLEEMLATHPLGEKGCEIISAYLGDIYLSLYELDRAEANLKHAIEHNSAAAEYHYLLGIILSAGMRWPEAIDMLWHALELSPQDDEYLRAVGWAVFNSGDETQGRVLLQEAHQANRSNMVTLTDLALVYTRAFQFHDALHCARRALELDPQSSLAQDVLRVVQRFKLEYERLTRQGKIKGQVIEA